TCCGGTTCCCAGATCGCGCACCACCGTGACGGTGTCATATTCGCCGGAGGGGATGGGGCGGCTGGCCAGCAAGGTCAAGGCTCCTCTCGTGGCGAAGACCTGGGCTCCGAGGACCGCCTCCACGGTTCGGCTGAACTGATCCACAACCTGGCTTTTTCCGGCGCGCACGACCATTCCCACCTCGAGCCGGGCGGCATATTCGCCCGCTCGAGGCAGAAAGAGCAGCGAGTCGTCGGGGATGGCCAGCGCCAGCTCCACCTCGGGCTTCGTCCCATCCCGGAGATAGCTGCGCGCTTCGAGGGTCATCGGAAAATCGCGGAACAGCTCGGGTGAGAGATAGGCCGCGAGGAGCTGGCTCTCCTGCAATTGCTCGGAGGTCAGATAGAGAAGGCCTTCCTTGGCCCGGACCTGAAGACCCTTGCGGAGGACGCCCACCTTCACGGCGTGATACTTGCCGTCGGGATTCCCTGAAGGAACATACGCGAGTCGGTAGGTCGCCCGGGTTTCCTCCTCGACTCTCACCATGGCCGCTTCGAAGTCGTCGTTGCCGTGATAGGCGACCCCGCCCGTGCCCAGCGCGAAACCCGACAGTGTGTTGGATGCGTCGCTCTCGATGAGAGTCGCCCACGGTCGATCGGGCACGTGCTGAAGTCCGGCGACCGACCCACGGGTCACTCCCTGGGTATTGATCGTATGAATCGCCACCTGGGCCGCAGCCGCTTCGCGTGTGAGGCGCAGAATCTCGCCGTCCAGCCTCAATTCACTCGAGACCGCCACCGTCGGAGAGAGCGCCCGCCCGCGTGAGCGGATGTCGGGGGTTCCATAGAAAGCGAACGGGTCGGCGAAGAAGCCGTCGGTGAGGAAGAACACCTCCTTGCGCTGGGAGATGCCGGAATGAAGATACGAGACGAGAGCCCTGAGCGCGGCCAGCGTCCGGCGGGTGCGCCTTTCATCCTCGTCGGCGAAGGTGGTCGCGACGCGCTGGCCCGCTTGCTCTCTCTGGAGGGCGTCGCAACGGGTGCAGTTTTCCTTCTCCTCCTCCATCCGAATGATGTTCTGATGCACATGGTTTTCACCGGCATTGCGCATCCGGGGATCCGATTCGATGGCGTCGAGCGCCGACAGCATTTTGACCCGGTCGGAGGTGAATTCCTGGTAGACCTTGAAATCTCTTCCAAGCCCGGTGACCATCACTTCGTCCCCCGATGGGAGGCCCTTCCGCAGGAACTTCCGCACCGCCTCGATGGCAGGGGCGCCCAGTCCCCGCTCGCAGTTCAAGCCGTCGAGCAAGAAGACGAAGCGGCGATTGGATTGCTGTTTCAGGAGCGGCTCCCGTTCCCGCGCTTTCTCCGCAGGAGCGGAGGTGGGTTCGTTAACGAGGGTGCCTGCGCTCCATTGCAGCTCCACGGATTCGATGGGATGGGGCTTGCCGTCGACGCGAAGCGAGAACTCCTCGGGCCGCAGATCGTCGACGCGATGCCCCTTCTTGTCGGTGACAACCACATCGATCAGGACCAGGTTGATCTGCTCCCGCTGGACCCCGGGCGCGGATGGCACTTCCTTGAGTTTTGGATCTTTCGCCTCGCTC
This genomic stretch from Candidatus Polarisedimenticolia bacterium harbors:
- a CDS encoding VWA domain-containing protein, translating into MHFRRLAGSCAAILLLSLAAQRSEAKDPKLKEVPSAPGVQREQINLVLIDVVVTDKKGHRVDDLRPEEFSLRVDGKPHPIESVELQWSAGTLVNEPTSAPAEKAREREPLLKQQSNRRFVFLLDGLNCERGLGAPAIEAVRKFLRKGLPSGDEVMVTGLGRDFKVYQEFTSDRVKMLSALDAIESDPRMRNAGENHVHQNIIRMEEEKENCTRCDALQREQAGQRVATTFADEDERRTRRTLAALRALVSYLHSGISQRKEVFFLTDGFFADPFAFYGTPDIRSRGRALSPTVAVSSELRLDGEILRLTREAAAAQVAIHTINTQGVTRGSVAGLQHVPDRPWATLIESDASNTLSGFALGTGGVAYHGNDDFEAAMVRVEEETRATYRLAYVPSGNPDGKYHAVKVGVLRKGLQVRAKEGLLYLTSEQLQESQLLAAYLSPELFRDFPMTLEARSYLRDGTKPEVELALAIPDDSLLFLPRAGEYAARLEVGMVVRAGKSQVVDQFSRTVEAVLGAQVFATRGALTLLASRPIPSGEYDTVTVVRDLGTGNIGALRSSIKVPTFAPGKIAMSTLLLESDAQRGRRVDIDPSTKEDEALVVPAVTRVFSRGAKVVGSCLVYHPERDKSTGEARVRVRGSIQKEGATVREIADTLHTFSAEEKADVIPLQIPLPLSDLGLGIYSLNVQALDEIGGRGVVQRVDFMLK